TGCGAGCTCCATGAGGGTGACAGGGGAGGTGTTGGCTCTGTTATCTCCTGGCACTACACTCAtggtatgtaaaaaaaaaatggtaaattgaTAGGAACCGattgatcccatgtaccgaattggtatatatatatatataatatatatagtatcatGCTTATTACTGTTACCCTTATGTGTTATATACAATGGCGGAGCTATATATGTGGTGTCCAAGGGTGCATGACAACCCcgtaaagtttataaaactctatatttctAATACTATTTTTACTTATTTAGTTGGTTTAAAGATAATTACTAATTAGCATCCTCAGACCGGGtgtaatttaattttacatttattagtAGTATTTGGCGACCCCAAACTGAAAATTCTGGCTCCaccgtgtatatatatatatatagcatatttTATCCATAATTTATAACTAGAACgcctattaattaattttaacattACTAACTTTTTGCCTTGTTTACAATTGGAAAAAGAGGGAAAGAAGAAGATATGTAAACAGATAATCGAAGCAGTCAACGAAGAAAACCACATGGCGGTGTTCAAAGTAATAGGAGGAGATTTATTGGAAGAGTACAAGAGCTTCACGATCATCTTGCACGTTGAGCAAAAGGGTGAGGTGCAGGTGGCTACGTGGACCTTTGAGTTCGAGAAGCCGGATTTAAGTGTGCCATATCCTACTTCCATGATGGACTATCTTTGCCATCTTGTCAAGGACTTGGATGCCCATGGCAAATAATTAAAGCACCCGCATATGAGCACGTACTAATCGACCAAGGAAGAAAGTTATGGAGGGAATTGAAGCGTCTTTAATTTATGAAGAATAAAAAGGCAGATATGCCTACTACTGCTACTTTgtttatttgtatgttttgtGTATTTAatattcctatcatgcatgaaCCTTCGTTACCATGCATGCCTGCCATATAtgtattacttttatatatatatatatatatatattttcccgTCACCCCGTCCTGTTATATTATCATTCTCTTTTGTGTGGATCTACCAGTTGAATCTCGCATTCACAAACAAtaaattatttaaacaattttattttctaaacgAGGTACGATCAGCCCATAAAATTAAATGTCTAGCAGTCTAGatagttaatttaaattaagTGTACGTTCATGACGCGTACGATGATCAGTCTCTTTCTACGTTTCCAATGGACCAATTTCCTAAAAGGATCATTGAGGGGATTCTCAAGATCGCAAAAGTCGATCCCAAATTTCAAGTTACAACGTAcattaaattatcaaaaatattttttttcttttattcattaatttaaacatactcacttaatatacctataaacccttaataaaataattttaaacataaatccTTAAATCAtgaaaataactacattacttCGTT
The sequence above is drawn from the Erigeron canadensis isolate Cc75 chromosome 4, C_canadensis_v1, whole genome shotgun sequence genome and encodes:
- the LOC122598579 gene encoding MLP-like protein 31, with product MALSGKLICHVEISKTGDVFHDLFRHKPHEIVAIAPEKVHDCELHEGDRGGVGSVISWHYTHEGKKKICKQIIEAVNEENHMAVFKVIGGDLLEEYKSFTIILHVEQKGEVQVATWTFEFEKPDLSVPYPTSMMDYLCHLVKDLDAHGK